One window from the genome of Choloepus didactylus isolate mChoDid1 chromosome 2, mChoDid1.pri, whole genome shotgun sequence encodes:
- the MAP10 gene encoding microtubule-associated protein 10 produces the protein MAAPLLQRLFSLELVVDWVRLEAGILPPPVTAEEETETSPPLPSSSLCPAVAFRLLDFPTLLVYPPGGPASSAPEHRPGVVSFGRGKSCLFRLQPDALHRLLLRIPLYTLLLHLPPGRPTPAPQILGNCSISLAAAVQKVLGPTDSCCSQGHRGSYPLRNLMGERIGDIALGYRLTDLGSGSLGLEQPVTFPRGGVEGLEVQKALEVNSQTSQEKQLHKPSLEAGPRDADRHLVGVKIPKKQKNFREIVFHSNAKSDNMGSVGDDKTNSVVTCSDASSSSRDITPLNQEVTELNIETNTFCPPPLYYTHLTPKKVPPAQGKITLVPQMSVSEESDSTFQEEKLVNCPTRGSNLKHRNSVIHESPSILMNPPTNIEDIGASNQTTCNPQNEQNRINTIRQLPLLNALLIELSLLYNQPMASPTHIHPHLAWLYRTEDKKAPESTAESTCKSESKKDKLSMGGNEKSVSLQCEKNQAENPRKDKYFEKNSGSSQKRVPRGRLLYGLTNTLKLRLKQTNPAMLVVHEKREQYRKMQAQMLGTKLRIPSSKVKVFSFAKQHQKLCRLPEDKSLDSGASFAENSDISRHITGVFDDPGTTKLKCATEKKTVDYGENRTNNGSLEEIMSPAKSIVPEGVTHTNILEGKVETKIQSPCVFQQDVVVDRIVDKEIDDAQVKTTGDDILIADISENKVSKNSSSESIWEPSYSDDFTSPCYSEDFCTTEDNSRSLQACNSSPGIRNPKRSQNISKSSEFRSFIRKNSSEKSSILSPPFSAGSPVHSYKRSHISKTQGKSLEETSITSTSDLSSSYWSQEKEKQMDQNSMLNSKVIKRSQDISIKLKTRTDCRSLEKSQSPRTSQVSSYLPSNLSELELNALDSSTSDRFEEDKSEVGSLNISKQCKDICELVINKLPGYTV, from the coding sequence ATGGCGGCTCCGTTGTTGCAGCGGCTCTTCTCCCTGGAGCTGGTCGTAGACTGGGTACGTCTTGAAGCCGGGATATTGCCGCCGCCCGTGACTGCGGAGGAGGAGACGGAGACATCGCCGCCGCTTCCATCGAGTTCTCTTTGCCCCGCGGTGGCCTTCCGCTTGCTAGACTTCCCCACGCTGCTGGTTTACCCTCCTGGCGGTCCCGCCTCTTCGGCCCCGGAGCACCGGCCCGGCGTAGTCAGCTTCGGTCGCGGCAAGTCCTGTCTCTTCCGCCTGCAGCCTGACGCCCTTCACCGCCTTCTCCTTCGGATCCCGCTTTATACGCTGCTCCTGCACCTGCCGCCTGGGCGTCCGACTCCCGCCCCACAGATCCTGGGTAACTGCAGCATCTCGCTAGCCGCCGCAGTCCAAAAGGTCCTGGGGCCGACCGATTCCTGTTGCTCCCAGGGTCATCGAGGGAGTTACCCCTTGCGTAACTTAATGGGGGAGCGGATTGGGGACATTGCTCTGGGTTACCGCCTGACTGACCTGGGAAGCGGTTCTCTGGGTCTTGAGCAGCCTGTCACTTTCCCAAGAGGTGGCGTGGAAGGGTTAGAGGTACAGAAGGCACTGGAGGTTAATTCCCAGACCTCGCAGGAAAAACAACTACACAAGCCATCTTTAGAGGCAGGCCCAAGAGATGCTGACAGGCATCTGGTGGGTGTAAAAAtcccaaagaaacagaagaatttTAGGGAAATCGTTTTTCATAGTAATGCCAAGTCTGACAACATGGGTTCAGTGGGGGATGACAAAACCAACTCTGTTGTTACTTGTTCAGATGCTAGTAGCAGTAGTAGGGATATTACCCCCTTAAATCAAGAAGTCACAGAGTTGAACATTGAAACCAACACATTTTGTCCTCCTCCTCTGTATTACACTCATCTCACCCCCAAGAAAGTACCTCCTGCACAGGGTAAAATCACCTTAGTGCCTCAAATGAGTGTGTCTGAGGAATCAGATAGTACTTTTCAGGAAGAAAAACTTGTAAATTGCCCAACACGTGGGAGTAATCTAAAACATAGGAATTCTGTAATACATGAGAGTCCTTCAATACTTATGAATCCTCCAACAAATATTGAGGATATAGGAGCAAGTAATCAAACTACCTGTAACccacaaaatgaacaaaacagaattaATACTATAAGGCAGCTGCCTTTGTTGAATGCTTTGTTGATTGAGTTGTCCTTGTTATATAACCAACCCATGGCAAGCCCTACTCATATACATCCTCATTTAGCCTGGTTGTATAGAACTGAGGATAAAAAGGCACCAGAATCAACGGCTGAATCTACTTGTAAATCAGAATCCAAGAAGGATAAGCTTTCTATGGGGGGAAATGAAAAGTCAGTGAGCCTTCAGTGTGAAAAGAACCAAGCTGAAAATCccagaaaagataaatattttgaaaagaacagTGGCAGCTCCCAGAAAAGAGTTCCGAGGGGGAGGCTACTTTATGGCTtaacaaatacattaaaattgcGTTTAAAGCAAACAAATCCTGCTATGTTGGTAGTACATGAAAAGAGGGAACAGTATAGAAAAATGCAAGCTCAAATGTTGGGTACAAAACTCAGAATTCCGTCATCCAAAGTTAAAGTATTTAGCTTTGCAAAACAACATCAGAAGCTGTGCCGGCTGCCTGAAGATAAGTCTTTAGATTCAGGTGCATCTTTTGCTGAAAACAGTGATATTTCAAGACATATTACTGGGGTTTTTGATGACCCTGGCACAACTAAATTGAAATGTGCAACTGAAAAAAAGACAGTTGATTATGGTGAAAATAGAACCAATAATGGTTCACTGGAAGAAATTATGAGTCCTGCAAAATCCATTGTCCCAGAAGGGGTTACTCATACAAATATTTTGGAAGGAAAAGTGGAAACAAAAATCCAAAGTCCATGTGTTTTCCAACAGGATGTAGTTGTTGACAGAATTGTagataaagaaatagatgatGCGCAGGTTAAAACTACAGGTGATGACATTCTTATTGCTGATATAAGTGAAAATAAAGTAAGTAAAAACAGTAGCTCTGAAAGCATCTGGGAGCCAAGCTATTCAGATGATTTCACCAGCCCTTGTTATTCTGAAGATTTCTGTACCACTGAGGATAACAGCAGAAGTTTACAGGCTTGCAATAGCAGTCCAGGGATAAGAAATCCAAAGCGTAGTCAAAATATAAGTAAGTCTAGTGAATTTAGATCATTCATAAGGAAAAATAGCAGTGAAAAAAGTTCTATTCTTAGCCCACCTTTTTCAGCTGGATCACCCGTGCACTCATATAAAAGATCTCACATTTCAAAGACTCAGGGTAAAAGTTTGGAAGAAACATCCATTACCTCCACCAGCGATTTATCGTCATCATATTGgtctcaggaaaaagaaaaacagatggaCCAAAATAGTATGCTTAATTCTAAAGTTATAAAGAGGAGTCAAGACATCTCTATTAAACTTAAAACAAGAACTGATTGCAGGTCTTTAGAAAAAAGTCAGTCACCACGGACATCACAAGTGAGTTCTTATCTGccatctaatttgtcagaactagaACTTAATGCCCTGGATAGCAGTACATCAGATCGATTTGAAGAGGACAAAAGTGAAGTTGGTTCACTAAATATTTCCAAGCAATGCAAAGATATTTGTGAATTAGTAATAAACAAGCTTCCAGGATATACAGTGTAA